In a single window of the Phaeobacter sp. G2 genome:
- the cbiB gene encoding adenosylcobinamide-phosphate synthase CbiB: MNTAEILLLALVLDAALGEPDWLWSRLPHPAVLMGKSVSWLEARLNTGADTPPETRLGTDWAKRAKGVAAITLLVCLGLGVGWLLSLFGPLVELLVAAILIAQRSLVEHLRAVADGLSQSLVQGRQAVAMIVSRDTDTMTGPQVARSAIESGSENMSDGVIAPAFWFLLAGLPGLIAYKMINTGDSMIGYRTPRYQDFGWATARLDDLVNLIPARLTGVMIALAGGVLRAWPAIARDAAKHRSPNAGWPEAAMARALGLSLAGPRSYDGEMRDFAWVNAPGTKSITGPAILRCCDILWMSWSIGVGLLVAFAVIF, translated from the coding sequence ATGAACACCGCTGAGATCCTTTTGCTGGCCCTGGTGCTGGACGCCGCCCTGGGAGAGCCGGACTGGCTCTGGTCCCGCCTGCCCCATCCGGCTGTTTTGATGGGAAAGTCCGTATCCTGGCTGGAGGCGCGTCTCAATACAGGCGCTGATACGCCCCCCGAGACGCGCCTAGGCACAGACTGGGCCAAACGCGCCAAGGGCGTTGCTGCAATCACCCTGTTGGTCTGCCTCGGGCTGGGGGTTGGCTGGCTGTTGTCCCTGTTTGGCCCCCTGGTCGAGCTGCTGGTTGCTGCGATCCTGATCGCACAGCGTTCGCTGGTTGAGCACCTGCGCGCCGTCGCAGATGGGTTGTCGCAGTCGCTGGTACAGGGACGCCAGGCCGTTGCCATGATTGTCAGCCGCGACACCGATACGATGACCGGCCCCCAGGTCGCCCGCTCCGCCATCGAGAGCGGATCCGAGAATATGTCAGACGGGGTTATCGCCCCGGCCTTTTGGTTCCTGCTGGCCGGGCTGCCCGGATTGATTGCCTATAAGATGATCAACACCGGCGACAGCATGATTGGCTATCGCACCCCCCGCTACCAGGACTTTGGCTGGGCCACGGCGCGGCTGGATGATCTGGTCAATCTGATCCCGGCGCGGCTGACCGGTGTGATGATTGCGCTGGCTGGCGGCGTGCTGCGCGCCTGGCCTGCGATTGCCCGGGACGCGGCCAAACATCGCTCCCCCAATGCCGGCTGGCCCGAGGCGGCAATGGCGCGCGCGCTGGGGCTGTCCCTGGCGGGGCCACGGTCTTACGATGGGGAAATGCGCGATTTTGCCTGGGTCAACGCCCCCGGCACCAAAAGCATCACCGGCCCTGCAATTTTGCGCTGTTGTGATATTCTTTGGATGTCTTGGTCTATTGGGGTCGGGCTATTGGTTGCTTTTGCGGTCATCTTTTAG
- the cobD gene encoding threonine-phosphate decarboxylase CobD gives MSADVTESLVETGATLRDHGGNLSAAIQHYGGNRADWIDLSTGINPCPYPLPAFDASDWTALPDTAASAELEQAARRFWNVPAEAAVLPAPGASALIALLPGVADPRWARIETPTYNEHAAAFANHGWTISGSGPAEACVAVHPNNPDGRLWQAEEITAPLCIIDESFCDICPDQSLIHLAAKPGVIVLKSFGKFWGLAGMRLGFAIGDPELLQRLAQLQGPWAVSGPALKTGLQALQDQDWADQTRQSLARDAQRLDRLATTRGATVVGGTDLFRLYQVEDAAQWQERLAKAHIWSRIFPYSTTYIRLGLPPQQGWDRLEAAL, from the coding sequence ATGTCGGCAGATGTTACTGAGAGCCTGGTTGAAACAGGCGCCACCCTGCGCGACCATGGCGGCAATCTGAGTGCTGCCATCCAGCACTACGGCGGCAACCGCGCCGATTGGATTGATCTGTCAACGGGGATAAACCCCTGTCCTTATCCGCTGCCTGCTTTTGACGCTTCGGACTGGACAGCGCTGCCGGATACCGCCGCCAGTGCAGAACTTGAACAAGCGGCGCGGCGGTTCTGGAACGTCCCCGCCGAGGCTGCTGTGTTGCCCGCGCCCGGGGCCTCGGCCCTGATTGCGCTGTTGCCGGGGGTTGCGGATCCACGTTGGGCCAGAATCGAAACCCCAACCTACAATGAACATGCCGCGGCCTTTGCCAATCACGGCTGGACCATCTCTGGCAGCGGTCCTGCCGAAGCCTGTGTTGCGGTGCATCCAAACAATCCGGATGGACGCCTGTGGCAGGCAGAAGAGATCACCGCGCCGCTGTGCATCATAGATGAGAGCTTTTGCGATATTTGCCCCGATCAAAGCCTCATCCATCTGGCTGCCAAACCCGGCGTTATCGTGCTCAAGAGTTTTGGCAAATTCTGGGGGCTGGCGGGAATGCGGTTGGGCTTTGCCATTGGCGATCCGGAACTGTTACAACGGCTGGCCCAACTGCAGGGGCCCTGGGCGGTTTCCGGCCCGGCGTTGAAAACCGGCCTGCAGGCGCTGCAGGACCAGGACTGGGCCGATCAGACCCGCCAGAGCCTAGCCCGTGATGCTCAGCGGCTTGATCGTTTGGCAACCACGCGCGGTGCCACAGTGGTGGGCGGCACTGATCTGTTTCGCCTGTACCAGGTCGAAGATGCCGCACAGTGGCAAGAGCGGCTTGCCAAGGCCCATATCTGGAGCCGTATCTTCCCCTATTCAACAACCTACATCCGCCTGGGCCTGCCACCGCAACAGGGCTGGGACCGGCTGGAGGCCGCCCTATGA
- a CDS encoding glutathione S-transferase family protein has product MGLLIDGIWKDQWYDTKSNGGAFKRSEAQFRNWVTADGSAGPTGQDGFKAESGRYHLYVSLACPWAHRTLIFRALKGLEDHISISVVHPDMLGEGWTFKRDSHGATGDHLFDSSHAHQIYIRADAKYSGRVTVPILWDKTRETIVSNESADIIRMFNSAFDGITGNDLDFWPEELREPIEAVNSRVYDTVNNGVYKCGFATSQDAYDAAVGPLFDSLDWLEDLLSQHRYLMGTQLTEADWRLFTTLLRFDPVYHLHFKCNKKRIIDYPNLWAYCRELYQYPGVQATVGMQHIVRHYHYSHDTINPNRILPVNPDIDWLEPHGRG; this is encoded by the coding sequence ATGGGACTTTTGATTGACGGAATATGGAAAGACCAATGGTACGACACCAAATCCAACGGAGGAGCGTTCAAACGCTCTGAGGCACAGTTTCGCAATTGGGTAACCGCCGACGGAAGCGCCGGACCAACAGGACAAGACGGATTTAAGGCCGAAAGCGGTCGGTATCATCTTTATGTCTCGCTGGCCTGCCCCTGGGCCCACCGCACCCTGATCTTTCGCGCCCTCAAGGGGCTGGAGGATCACATCTCAATCTCAGTCGTGCACCCCGATATGCTGGGCGAAGGCTGGACCTTCAAGCGCGACTCCCATGGTGCCACCGGCGATCACCTGTTTGACAGCAGCCACGCGCATCAGATCTACATCCGTGCCGATGCCAAATACTCTGGCCGCGTCACCGTGCCCATTCTGTGGGACAAGACCCGTGAGACCATCGTCTCAAACGAGAGCGCCGACATCATCCGCATGTTCAATTCGGCCTTTGACGGCATCACCGGAAACGACCTTGATTTCTGGCCAGAAGAGCTGCGCGAACCCATCGAGGCGGTGAACAGTCGGGTCTATGACACGGTCAACAACGGCGTCTACAAATGCGGTTTTGCCACCTCACAAGACGCCTATGATGCCGCCGTGGGGCCGCTGTTTGACTCGCTGGACTGGTTGGAGGATCTGCTGTCGCAGCATCGGTATCTGATGGGCACCCAGCTGACCGAAGCCGACTGGCGCCTGTTCACCACATTGCTGCGGTTTGACCCGGTGTATCACCTGCATTTCAAATGCAACAAGAAGCGGATCATCGACTACCCCAACCTCTGGGCCTACTGCCGCGAGCTGTACCAGTATCCGGGTGTACAGGCGACCGTGGGCATGCAGCATATCGTGCGGCACTACCACTACAGCCATGACACCATTAACCCAAACCGCATCCTGCCCGTGAACCCGGACATCGACTGGCTGGAGCCCCACGGCCGCGGCTAA
- a CDS encoding L,D-transpeptidase family protein, whose amino-acid sequence MARPGIKRAAILVIAAVALGLGWGLWQLYGPRLASPASPELAIQVDRVDHILIEKSARRLTASRAGQKVLQYDIALGFDPIGDKSREGDGKTPEGLFTVDRRNPNSSYHLSLGITYPQPEDIRRAAEAGIDPGGDIFIHGQPNALGNLLQLPGDWTAGCIAISNAEMEQLWRLVDLGTKVEIRP is encoded by the coding sequence ATGGCCAGACCTGGTATAAAACGGGCCGCGATCTTGGTGATCGCGGCCGTGGCTCTGGGTCTTGGCTGGGGGCTGTGGCAGCTCTACGGCCCCCGTCTTGCCAGTCCCGCCAGTCCTGAGCTGGCGATACAGGTCGACCGGGTTGACCACATCCTGATCGAAAAATCCGCCCGCCGCCTGACCGCCAGCCGCGCGGGGCAAAAGGTATTGCAATATGACATCGCGCTTGGCTTTGATCCCATCGGTGACAAAAGCCGCGAAGGCGACGGCAAAACCCCGGAAGGCCTGTTCACGGTCGACCGCCGCAATCCAAACAGCAGCTACCACCTGTCGCTGGGCATCACCTATCCGCAGCCAGAAGATATCCGCCGCGCGGCGGAGGCGGGCATAGATCCGGGCGGAGATATTTTCATCCACGGCCAACCCAACGCCTTGGGTAATCTGTTGCAGCTGCCGGGGGATTGGACCGCCGGCTGTATCGCCATCAGCAATGCTGAAATGGAGCAGCTGTGGCGGCTTGTTGATCTGGGCACCAAGGTCGAAATCAGACCCTAA
- a CDS encoding pyridoxal phosphate-dependent aminotransferase has product MDFDSIIDRRGTHCAKWDLMESLYGVSPDTGLAMWVADMDFAVPSMVTDKMREMADHGIYGYVNCDTPYKDAICWWMQNRHGWTVDPEAIFTTTGLVNGVGMCLDSFTQPGDGIVLFTPVYHAFAKVINNAGREVVECQMINRDGRYEMDMATYDAQMTGKEKMVILCSPHNPGGRVWSQEELQAVADFAKRHDLILLSDEIHHDLVFDGATHIPMQNAVPEITDRLLMLTAPSKTFNFAGLHTGQVIIPDPDLRAKFQRRMLALALSPNSAGQFATAAVYSPEGAKWADELVAYIDGNRQVFDAAIADIPGLSSMKLQATYLSWIDFSGTGMSREEFTKRVEQDAGIAANHGTTFGTGGESFLRFNMGTQRSRVIEAGERLAKAFADLQ; this is encoded by the coding sequence ATGGATTTTGACAGCATCATCGACCGTCGCGGCACCCATTGCGCCAAATGGGATCTTATGGAGAGCCTATACGGTGTCTCACCCGACACTGGTCTGGCCATGTGGGTGGCCGATATGGATTTTGCCGTGCCATCCATGGTCACCGACAAGATGCGCGAAATGGCCGATCACGGGATCTATGGCTATGTGAACTGCGACACCCCCTACAAGGATGCAATTTGCTGGTGGATGCAGAATCGCCACGGCTGGACCGTGGATCCCGAGGCCATTTTCACCACCACGGGTCTGGTGAACGGTGTCGGCATGTGCCTGGACAGCTTTACCCAGCCGGGCGACGGTATTGTGCTGTTCACCCCGGTCTATCATGCCTTTGCCAAGGTCATTAACAACGCCGGCCGCGAGGTGGTGGAATGCCAGATGATCAACCGCGATGGCCGCTATGAAATGGATATGGCCACCTATGATGCACAGATGACCGGCAAGGAAAAGATGGTCATTCTCTGCTCGCCCCATAACCCCGGTGGCCGGGTCTGGAGCCAAGAGGAATTGCAGGCGGTGGCGGATTTTGCCAAGCGTCACGACCTGATCCTGCTGTCGGATGAGATCCACCATGATCTGGTCTTTGACGGGGCGACCCATATTCCGATGCAAAACGCCGTGCCAGAGATCACCGACCGGCTGTTGATGCTGACCGCGCCCTCCAAGACCTTCAACTTTGCCGGGCTGCACACCGGGCAGGTGATCATCCCTGACCCGGATCTGCGGGCAAAGTTCCAACGCCGCATGCTGGCCCTGGCGCTCTCGCCAAACTCCGCCGGTCAGTTTGCCACCGCTGCGGTCTATTCTCCCGAAGGTGCCAAATGGGCCGATGAGCTGGTCGCCTATATTGATGGCAACCGTCAGGTCTTTGATGCCGCCATCGCCGACATTCCCGGGCTCAGCTCGATGAAGCTGCAGGCCACCTATTTGTCCTGGATTGATTTCTCCGGCACCGGCATGAGCCGGGAAGAATTCACCAAGCGGGTGGAGCAGGATGCAGGCATTGCCGCCAACCATGGCACCACCTTTGGCACCGGCGGCGAAAGCTTCCTGCGCTTCAACATGGGCACCCAGCGCAGCCGGGTGATCGAAGCAGGGGAACGCCTGGCCAAGGCCTTTGCCGACCTGCAATAA
- the def gene encoding peptide deformylase gives MKHSILIHPDPRLKKVCAPVADLSDKLRVLADDMLETMYGAPGIGLAAPQIGVMDRLIVLDCEKEEGVAPKPLVMFNPEIISSSDETNVYEEGCLSIPDQYAEVTRPRDVEVQWLDRDGNLQRQTFDGLWATCVQHEIDHLDGKLFIDYLKPLKRQMITRKMQKLKRELARD, from the coding sequence ATGAAACATTCGATCCTGATCCATCCTGATCCCCGTTTGAAAAAGGTCTGCGCTCCGGTTGCCGATCTGTCGGATAAATTGCGCGTTCTGGCCGATGACATGCTGGAAACCATGTATGGCGCACCCGGTATCGGGCTGGCAGCGCCACAGATTGGTGTGATGGATCGCCTCATCGTGCTGGATTGCGAAAAAGAGGAGGGCGTGGCGCCCAAGCCTCTGGTGATGTTCAACCCTGAGATCATTTCCTCCTCTGATGAGACCAACGTCTACGAGGAAGGCTGCCTGTCGATCCCCGATCAATATGCCGAAGTCACCCGTCCGCGCGACGTCGAGGTGCAGTGGCTGGACCGGGACGGTAACCTGCAGCGTCAGACCTTTGACGGGCTTTGGGCCACCTGCGTGCAGCATGAGATCGACCATCTGGATGGCAAACTGTTCATTGATTACCTGAAACCGCTCAAGCGGCAGATGATCACCCGTAAAATGCAAAAGCTCAAACGTGAGCTGGCACGGGACTAG
- the def gene encoding peptide deformylase, which produces MALLPILQWPDAGLSTACALVAPQEDLGPLIADMFQTMYAAPGRGLAAPQVGVLKRLFVMDATWKDGPGTPLVMINPEILTFGAELATGDEGCLSIPGVMAAVLRPSTVTLRWQDEARCWQTGTFDGFAARCIQHEYDHLDGLVTFDRLVPEARVEAEETYRRHLERPA; this is translated from the coding sequence ATGGCGCTGCTGCCCATCCTGCAATGGCCTGACGCGGGCCTGTCGACCGCTTGCGCTTTGGTTGCGCCGCAGGAGGATCTCGGCCCCCTGATCGCCGATATGTTTCAGACCATGTACGCGGCTCCGGGCCGGGGCTTGGCGGCACCGCAGGTTGGTGTACTCAAGCGCCTGTTTGTGATGGATGCCACCTGGAAGGACGGGCCGGGCACGCCCCTGGTGATGATCAACCCCGAAATCCTGACCTTTGGGGCTGAGCTTGCAACCGGCGATGAGGGCTGCTTGTCGATCCCCGGTGTGATGGCAGCGGTCCTGCGCCCCAGCACCGTGACACTGCGCTGGCAGGATGAGGCGCGCTGCTGGCAGACTGGCACATTCGACGGCTTTGCCGCCCGGTGCATACAGCATGAATATGACCACCTCGATGGTCTGGTGACTTTTGACCGTCTGGTGCCCGAGGCCCGCGTTGAAGCCGAAGAGACCTATCGCCGACATCTGGAGAGACCCGCATGA
- the def gene encoding peptide deformylase yields the protein MTARICLPWPDKRLRTAAAEVSEITDEIRAVWTDMIDTMEAMPGVGLGANQIGVMLRLAVVDGSKERGRAVRMANPEVLHASTQLREHEEASPNLPGVSAKIKRPRAVTVRYMDETGAITERDFVGIEATSVQHQIDHLNGKLYFDHLSKMKRDMLIKKSKKLNG from the coding sequence ATGACCGCACGTATTTGCCTGCCCTGGCCCGACAAACGCCTGCGCACCGCCGCCGCTGAGGTCAGCGAGATCACCGATGAGATCCGCGCGGTCTGGACCGATATGATCGACACCATGGAGGCCATGCCCGGCGTTGGTCTGGGTGCAAATCAGATCGGGGTCATGCTGCGCCTTGCGGTGGTGGATGGCTCCAAAGAGCGCGGTCGCGCCGTGCGCATGGCCAACCCCGAGGTGCTGCATGCCTCGACCCAGCTGCGCGAACACGAAGAGGCCAGCCCCAATCTGCCCGGGGTCTCGGCCAAGATCAAACGCCCCCGCGCCGTTACCGTGCGCTATATGGACGAAACAGGCGCGATCACCGAGCGCGATTTTGTCGGCATCGAGGCCACCAGCGTGCAGCATCAGATCGACCATCTGAATGGTAAGCTGTACTTTGATCATCTCAGCAAGATGAAGCGCGATATGCTGATCAAGAAATCCAAGAAACTGAACGGGTAA
- the fmt gene encoding methionyl-tRNA formyltransferase — MRIIFMGTPEFSVPVLDALVAAGHEIAAVYSQPPRPAGRGKKDRPTPVHARAAELGLEVRHPVSLKGAVEQEEFASLGADIAVVVAYGLILPQAILDAPAKGCLNIHASLLPRWRGAAPIHRAIMAGDAETGVCIMQMEAGLDTGPVLLREGTPIGDEETTSQLHDRLSEMGASLIVTALRHLDGLTPDVQPDEGVTYAAKIDKSEAQIDWTQPAKEVDRKIRALSPFPGAWVDIDGQRIKLLASRLATTGTMGTGTMGTGAPGQVLDGDSLTIACGAGEEAGAIEILRLQRAGKGAQDRDIFVRGFPLATGRQL, encoded by the coding sequence ATGCGTATCATTTTCATGGGAACGCCGGAGTTCTCAGTACCGGTCTTGGATGCGCTGGTTGCGGCCGGTCACGAGATCGCAGCGGTCTATAGCCAGCCGCCCCGTCCGGCTGGTCGTGGCAAAAAGGACCGGCCCACCCCGGTGCATGCCCGCGCCGCTGAGCTGGGCTTGGAGGTGCGCCACCCGGTGTCGCTTAAGGGCGCCGTCGAACAGGAAGAATTTGCCTCGCTGGGCGCTGATATTGCGGTGGTGGTGGCCTATGGCCTGATCCTGCCGCAGGCGATTCTGGACGCGCCTGCCAAGGGCTGTCTGAACATTCACGCCAGCCTGCTGCCGCGCTGGCGCGGCGCGGCGCCAATCCACCGGGCCATCATGGCCGGCGACGCCGAGACCGGCGTCTGCATCATGCAGATGGAGGCCGGGTTGGATACCGGGCCGGTGCTGCTGCGCGAAGGCACCCCGATTGGCGATGAGGAAACCACCAGCCAGCTGCATGATCGCCTGTCGGAAATGGGCGCGTCCTTGATTGTCACCGCGCTGCGCCATCTCGATGGGCTGACACCGGATGTGCAGCCAGACGAGGGCGTGACCTATGCCGCCAAGATCGACAAAAGCGAGGCGCAGATCGACTGGACGCAACCGGCGAAAGAGGTGGACCGCAAAATTCGCGCCCTATCGCCCTTTCCCGGCGCCTGGGTCGACATAGATGGCCAGCGGATAAAGCTCCTGGCCTCGCGGCTGGCCACCACAGGCACTATGGGCACCGGCACCATGGGCACCGGCGCGCCGGGGCAGGTGCTGGATGGCGACAGCCTGACAATTGCCTGTGGCGCCGGGGAGGAGGCTGGCGCGATTGAAATTCTGCGCTTGCAACGGGCCGGCAAAGGCGCGCAGGATCGCGACATCTTTGTGCGGGGCTTCCCGCTTGCCACAGGGCGACAGTTGTAA
- a CDS encoding GlsB/YeaQ/YmgE family stress response membrane protein, whose amino-acid sequence MSVVFLIIIGVAAGFLATRIMGIESDIITTMAIGIAGALIGGFVLRALLTVMGMVAGMVGAVLGALTLIWLWQTYIKR is encoded by the coding sequence ATGAGTGTTGTGTTTCTGATCATCATTGGCGTTGCGGCTGGTTTTCTGGCGACGCGGATTATGGGGATTGAGTCCGATATCATCACCACCATGGCGATTGGCATTGCCGGCGCCCTGATCGGCGGATTTGTCCTGCGTGCCTTGTTGACGGTAATGGGCATGGTCGCAGGCATGGTCGGCGCGGTGCTGGGCGCCCTGACGCTGATCTGGCTGTGGCAGACATATATCAAGCGCTAA
- a CDS encoding trimeric intracellular cation channel family protein encodes MTFVTLLDYAAVLVFALTGALVASRAQLDIVGFAFISCLTAVGGGTVRDLVLNREEVFWVADPNHILLAAGAAVVVFFTAHLVESRLRLLIWLDSFALAVAVSAGTGVALALDKPAVIVVLMGMATGSMGGLMRDVVVGEVPLVLKQGELYITCAMSGAIVAVAASSFGLASGLALVLCAMVCWGLRAGSIAFGWHLPVYKSRPPRS; translated from the coding sequence ATGACATTTGTCACCCTGCTCGACTATGCCGCTGTATTGGTCTTTGCCCTGACGGGCGCGCTGGTGGCGAGCCGCGCCCAACTGGATATCGTCGGCTTTGCCTTCATCTCGTGTCTGACTGCGGTGGGCGGCGGCACGGTGCGGGATCTGGTACTGAACCGCGAAGAGGTGTTCTGGGTTGCCGATCCCAACCACATCCTGCTGGCGGCGGGCGCGGCTGTTGTGGTGTTCTTTACCGCCCATCTGGTAGAGAGCCGTTTGCGCCTGCTGATCTGGCTCGACAGTTTTGCCCTGGCCGTTGCGGTCTCGGCTGGCACCGGTGTTGCACTGGCGCTGGACAAGCCCGCTGTCATCGTGGTGCTGATGGGCATGGCCACCGGCAGCATGGGCGGGTTGATGCGCGATGTGGTGGTGGGGGAAGTCCCCTTGGTGCTGAAACAGGGAGAGCTTTATATCACCTGCGCCATGAGCGGCGCCATTGTGGCGGTTGCGGCCAGCTCATTCGGCCTGGCCTCTGGCCTCGCTCTGGTCTTATGCGCCATGGTCTGTTGGGGGCTGCGGGCAGGCTCCATCGCCTTTGGCTGGCATCTACCCGTCTATAAAAGCCGCCCACCACGCAGTTAA
- the rnhA gene encoding ribonuclease HI yields the protein MADLYAYTDGACSGNPGPGGWGALLQAKDGDNVIKEKELKGGEANTTNNRMELLAAINALESLDRPSALTLVTDSNYVKNGITGWIFGWKKNGWKNAAKKPVKNVELWQRLDAAQSRHQVTWEWVKGHAGHPENERADELARAGMAPFKKSKSKA from the coding sequence ATGGCTGATCTCTATGCCTATACCGATGGCGCCTGCTCCGGCAATCCCGGCCCCGGCGGCTGGGGCGCCCTGTTGCAGGCCAAGGATGGCGACAACGTCATCAAGGAAAAGGAACTCAAGGGCGGCGAGGCCAATACCACCAACAACCGGATGGAGCTTCTGGCCGCGATCAATGCGCTGGAAAGCCTCGACCGGCCCTCAGCGCTAACCCTGGTGACCGATAGCAACTATGTGAAAAACGGCATCACCGGCTGGATCTTTGGCTGGAAGAAAAACGGCTGGAAAAACGCTGCCAAGAAGCCCGTCAAAAATGTCGAGCTGTGGCAGCGTCTGGATGCCGCCCAAAGCCGCCATCAGGTGACCTGGGAATGGGTCAAGGGCCATGCGGGCCACCCCGAAAACGAACGCGCCGATGAGCTGGCCCGCGCCGGTATGGCGCCGTTCAAGAAAAGCAAATCAAAGGCATGA
- a CDS encoding class I SAM-dependent methyltransferase: MSDTETLKVYGDRAADYAALNQDYLSNDPRLLEFITACPSAGRVLDLGCGPGTSAAVMAKAGLHADATDASQEMVALAQDMPGVTAWRATFEEIQGVALYDGIWANYSLLHAPRAAMPHHLAALKRALKSNGVFYIALKLGKGEARDALGRLYTYYEEDDLQDLLKTAGFTVLNCAFGESEGLDGTMARWISVACHG; this comes from the coding sequence ATGAGCGACACAGAAACACTCAAAGTTTATGGTGACCGGGCCGCAGACTATGCAGCACTGAACCAGGACTATCTCAGCAATGACCCGCGATTGCTGGAGTTCATTACCGCCTGCCCTTCCGCAGGCCGGGTGCTGGATCTGGGCTGCGGCCCCGGCACCTCGGCTGCGGTGATGGCCAAAGCGGGCCTGCACGCCGATGCCACCGATGCCTCGCAGGAAATGGTTGCTCTTGCACAGGATATGCCAGGTGTTACCGCCTGGCGGGCGACCTTTGAGGAGATCCAGGGCGTCGCACTCTATGACGGGATCTGGGCCAATTACAGCCTGTTGCACGCCCCACGTGCCGCCATGCCCCACCATCTGGCTGCACTAAAACGCGCCCTGAAATCAAACGGCGTCTTTTATATCGCCCTCAAGCTGGGTAAAGGCGAAGCCCGCGACGCTCTCGGGCGGCTTTATACCTATTACGAGGAAGACGACTTGCAAGATTTGCTCAAGACCGCCGGATTTACCGTGCTGAACTGCGCGTTTGGGGAAAGCGAAGGCCTTGATGGCACCATGGCCCGCTGGATTTCGGTGGCCTGTCATGGCTGA
- a CDS encoding LysE family translocator: MISMQFLITAIVVVLAPGTGVLYTLALGLGQGARSAVWAALGCTLGILPHLAAATLGLAAVLHSSALLFQVVKTLGVLYLLYLAWQALRSGGALTISSQTKRQSALRIAQRGALINILNPKLSVFFLALLPPFLSGDPAHATSEMALLGAVFMGLTFVVFVLYGYFAAQARQFVLGSETVIKWLNRGFAGIFAALAARLAIERA; encoded by the coding sequence ATGATTTCCATGCAGTTTCTCATCACCGCAATTGTTGTCGTTCTGGCCCCCGGAACCGGGGTTCTTTATACGCTGGCGCTGGGGCTTGGTCAGGGGGCACGGTCTGCGGTTTGGGCCGCTTTGGGCTGCACCCTTGGCATCCTGCCGCATCTCGCTGCGGCAACCCTGGGGCTGGCAGCGGTACTGCACAGCTCCGCGCTGCTGTTCCAAGTCGTGAAAACACTCGGGGTGCTTTACCTGCTCTATCTGGCCTGGCAGGCGCTGCGCTCTGGTGGGGCGCTGACGATCTCTTCGCAGACCAAACGGCAATCGGCTCTGCGCATCGCCCAACGCGGCGCGCTGATCAATATCCTCAACCCCAAGCTGTCGGTGTTTTTCCTGGCGCTGTTGCCGCCCTTCCTGTCCGGCGACCCGGCGCATGCCACCTCTGAAATGGCCCTGCTGGGCGCGGTGTTCATGGGGCTCACCTTTGTGGTCTTTGTGCTCTATGGGTATTTCGCAGCCCAGGCCCGGCAATTTGTGCTGGGATCCGAAACCGTGATAAAATGGCTCAACCGTGGCTTTGCTGGCATTTTTGCCGCCCTTGCCGCCCGACTGGCCATTGAACGCGCCTGA